A part of Jiangella alba genomic DNA contains:
- a CDS encoding ABC transporter permease yields the protein MTLAWRTIVQVRHNPWELGDYSIQPIMFVLLFTYVFGGAIAGSTSEYLTFALPGIIVMNMLFITMYVGTGLNTDLTKGVFDRLRSLPIARWAPMSGRILADQVKQAWSIFLLLAIGMALGFRIGTDVWSLLAAVGLLLVFALAFSWVSVLVGVVAKDPEKVQLFGFTALFPVTFVSNVFAPTSTMPGWLQPIVENNPVTILSNACRALMVGDDTIGTEWHVASATTPAVQSLIWAAAIAAVFAPLSVWALRRRV from the coding sequence ATGACACTGGCCTGGCGCACCATCGTGCAGGTGCGGCACAACCCGTGGGAGCTGGGCGACTACAGCATCCAGCCCATCATGTTCGTGCTGCTGTTCACCTACGTGTTCGGCGGCGCCATCGCGGGGTCGACCAGCGAGTACCTCACGTTCGCGCTGCCCGGCATCATCGTCATGAACATGCTCTTCATCACCATGTACGTCGGCACGGGACTCAACACCGACCTCACCAAGGGCGTGTTCGACCGGCTACGCTCGCTGCCCATCGCGCGCTGGGCGCCGATGTCCGGGCGCATCCTCGCCGACCAGGTCAAGCAGGCGTGGTCGATCTTCCTGCTGCTGGCCATCGGCATGGCGCTGGGCTTCCGCATCGGCACCGACGTCTGGTCGCTGCTGGCGGCCGTCGGGCTGCTGCTGGTGTTCGCGCTCGCGTTCTCGTGGGTGTCGGTGCTGGTCGGCGTGGTGGCGAAGGACCCTGAGAAGGTGCAGCTGTTCGGCTTCACGGCGCTGTTCCCGGTGACGTTCGTCAGCAACGTCTTCGCGCCCACCAGCACCATGCCGGGCTGGCTGCAGCCGATCGTCGAGAACAACCCCGTCACCATCCTGTCCAACGCGTGCCGGGCGCTCATGGTCGGCGACGACACCATCGGCACCGAGTGGCACGTCGCATCCGCCACCACGCCCGCCGTGCAGTCGCTGATCTGGGCGGCCGCCATCGCCGCCGTGTTCGCCCCGCTGTCCGTCTGGGCGCTGCGCCGCCGCGTCTGA
- a CDS encoding ATP-binding cassette domain-containing protein yields MTKAIEVSGLRKAFGDTIVLDGIDLDVEAGTVFSLLGPNGAGKTTTVNVLTTLLRADGGTVRVAGHDVAAEPRPVRRAIGVTGQFAAVDELLTGEENLQLMVDLSPVRAKDGTRIIADLLERFDLVESAQRPASTYSGGMRRKLDLAMTLVGSPRIIFLDEPTTGLDPRSRRTMWSIVRDLVADGVTIFLTTQYLDEADKLADRVAVLDQGRIVAQGTPDELKRRLPGTHVQLRFASAAELDSGARIFPDATRDDETLTLRVPSDGGTTSLRALLDRLDEHSLSAEGFSVQTPDLDDVFLALTGHATEVPTT; encoded by the coding sequence ATGACAAAGGCGATTGAGGTTTCGGGCCTGCGCAAGGCCTTCGGGGACACGATCGTGCTGGACGGCATCGACCTCGACGTCGAGGCCGGCACGGTCTTCTCCCTGCTCGGCCCCAACGGGGCGGGCAAGACGACGACGGTCAACGTCCTCACCACACTGCTGCGTGCCGACGGCGGGACGGTCCGCGTCGCCGGACACGACGTCGCGGCCGAGCCCCGGCCGGTGCGCCGCGCCATCGGCGTCACCGGGCAGTTCGCCGCGGTCGACGAGCTGCTGACCGGCGAGGAGAACCTCCAGTTGATGGTGGACCTCAGCCCGGTGCGCGCGAAGGACGGCACCCGGATCATCGCGGACCTGCTGGAGCGCTTCGACCTGGTGGAGTCGGCGCAGCGGCCCGCCTCTACCTACTCCGGCGGCATGCGGCGCAAGCTCGACCTGGCGATGACGCTGGTCGGCAGCCCGCGGATCATCTTCCTCGACGAGCCGACGACGGGCCTGGACCCGCGCAGCCGCCGGACCATGTGGTCGATCGTCCGCGACCTGGTGGCCGACGGCGTCACCATCTTCCTCACCACCCAGTACCTCGACGAGGCCGACAAGCTCGCCGACCGGGTCGCGGTGCTCGACCAGGGCCGCATCGTGGCCCAGGGCACGCCCGACGAGCTCAAGCGCCGGCTCCCCGGCACCCACGTCCAGCTCCGGTTCGCCTCGGCCGCGGAGCTCGACTCCGGCGCGCGGATCTTCCCCGACGCCACCCGCGACGACGAGACGCTGACGCTGCGGGTGCCCAGCGACGGCGGCACGACCTCGCTGCGCGCCCTGCTGGACCGGCTCGACGAGCACTCCCTCAGCGCCGAGGGGTTCTCCGTCCAGACCCCCGATCTCGACGACGTCTTCCTCGCCCTGACGGGCCACGCCACGGAGGTGCCCACGACATGA
- a CDS encoding ABC transporter permease translates to MTAHAMVMLRRDFKHLTRNPTSVFNAVLMPIVLMLMFVYMLGDAFSVGVDYVDYATPGLMLMAVCYGLGGTATAVNADMTKGVINRFKVMDVSRGAVLTGHVVTSVLTNLIAIAALVGVAFLLGFDASASALDWLGAVGMIVLLATAAGWFTVALGLSAKSPETAGMAAVPLVMLPFFSSAIVPADKMGPGLREFAEYQPFTPIIETLRGLLAGTPSAGDVIPAIAWCVGIAVVGYVWARSTFSKRA, encoded by the coding sequence ATGACCGCCCACGCGATGGTGATGCTGCGCCGCGACTTCAAGCACCTCACCAGGAACCCCACCTCGGTGTTCAACGCCGTCCTGATGCCGATCGTGCTGATGCTGATGTTCGTGTACATGCTCGGCGACGCGTTCAGCGTCGGCGTCGACTACGTCGACTACGCCACGCCGGGGCTGATGCTGATGGCCGTCTGCTACGGGCTGGGCGGCACCGCGACGGCGGTGAACGCCGACATGACGAAGGGCGTCATCAACCGGTTCAAGGTCATGGACGTCTCCCGTGGCGCGGTGCTGACCGGCCACGTCGTCACCAGCGTGCTGACCAACCTGATCGCGATCGCCGCCCTCGTCGGGGTGGCCTTCCTGCTCGGCTTCGACGCGTCGGCGAGCGCGCTCGACTGGCTCGGCGCCGTCGGCATGATCGTGCTGCTGGCCACCGCGGCCGGCTGGTTCACCGTCGCGCTGGGGCTGTCGGCGAAGTCGCCGGAGACGGCGGGCATGGCGGCGGTGCCGCTGGTCATGCTGCCGTTCTTCAGCAGCGCGATCGTGCCGGCCGACAAGATGGGCCCGGGCCTGCGGGAGTTCGCGGAGTACCAGCCGTTCACGCCGATCATCGAGACCCTGCGCGGGCTGCTGGCCGGTACGCCGTCGGCCGGCGACGTGATCCCGGCCATCGCCTGGTGCGTCGGCATCGCCGTGGTCGGCTACGTGTGGGCCCGGTCGACGTTCAGCAAGCGAGCGTGA
- a CDS encoding BTAD domain-containing putative transcriptional regulator, with the protein MQVAMLGSFELRTDDGRVADVSGARLRGLLAALALEAGHVVPKATLLDWIWAADPPADATNALHRLVSRLRKVLPDGAVEGHPDGYLLRAGPDAVDAVRFERLVGRARAAEDVLRVQLLREALGLWRGAALQDVALPDSAALQAAATRLDGLRLAAMEELFDAEIALGHGAGLVAELTDAVAAQPLRERLAGALMRALVAAGRNSEALLVFERTREALADALGVDPAPELSALHLAVLRGEVGRRDDDRKTNLRSELTSYIGKGADVAAVRGLVAEHRLTTLIGPGGSGKTRLATETGRTLLDDLPDGVWLVELAAIGADGDVAQATLAALRLRDSLLGDAPDAEPADRVVAALRERAMLLVLDNCEHVIESAATFAHRVLGECRRVRILATSREPLGITGEVLWPVAPLLLPADGAEAGAIEASPAVRLLLERARAVRPDLVADAPTLATLARVCRALDGMPLAIELAAARLRTMSLDQLAHRLDDRFRLLTGGSRTALPRHRTLRAMVDWSWELLTGPERAVLRRLSVFSGGASLDAAERVCAGGEVEPGQVLDLLTQLTEKSLVVAEGERYRLLGTIKEYAEQRLAEAGEAVRTRRAHLDHFTELAETAEPRLRRADQVQWLAVLEAEHDNLGAAMRDALAAGDAAAAMRLAAGAGWYWWLAGHKTEGLELITAATELPGEVSDAVRATVYAIIVLFVSTGPGDEHQAAEWIHRAYEASRDVRGGHAAMGLVGAMERLLQGPEAALTAFEPVLDDDDPWARALARLQLGKLRVVSGQAGRDAETYLETSLAEFRAIGERFGISFALTELADLIATRGELARACAYYDEAVAAVAEVGAVDDVIRMRARQAELYWQLGDEDSSAAAIAEAQRRADGVTWPGTLAALALSKAELARWRGDAEDVHRQIDVLRSVLGEEAELPYIRAPIQNLLGYLADDLDTAREHRAAAWASAAEAGHALVVAGVLVGVADLAVRREQYEQAARLLAVSAVARGLPNGTHPDIVRIERAARSRLGDARYAEAAQEGMRADWQELAEVTLAC; encoded by the coding sequence GTGCAGGTCGCCATGCTCGGATCGTTCGAGCTCCGTACCGACGACGGCCGGGTGGCCGACGTCTCGGGCGCGCGGTTGCGGGGGCTGCTGGCCGCCCTCGCGCTGGAGGCCGGTCACGTCGTCCCGAAGGCGACGCTGCTGGACTGGATCTGGGCCGCCGACCCGCCCGCCGACGCCACGAACGCGCTGCACCGGCTGGTCTCGCGGCTGCGCAAGGTGCTGCCCGACGGCGCCGTCGAGGGGCATCCGGACGGGTACCTCCTGCGGGCCGGCCCCGACGCCGTCGACGCGGTGCGGTTCGAGCGGCTCGTCGGTCGGGCCCGGGCCGCCGAGGACGTCCTGCGGGTCCAGCTGCTGCGCGAGGCGCTCGGGCTGTGGCGCGGCGCGGCCCTGCAGGACGTCGCCCTGCCCGACAGCGCGGCGTTGCAGGCGGCCGCCACCCGGCTCGACGGGCTGCGGCTGGCGGCCATGGAGGAGCTGTTCGACGCCGAGATCGCGCTCGGTCACGGCGCCGGCCTGGTCGCCGAGCTCACCGACGCCGTCGCCGCGCAGCCGCTGCGCGAGCGGCTGGCCGGCGCGCTGATGCGGGCGCTGGTCGCGGCCGGGCGCAACTCCGAGGCGCTGCTGGTGTTCGAGCGCACCCGCGAGGCACTGGCCGACGCGCTCGGCGTCGACCCCGCGCCGGAGCTGTCCGCCCTGCACCTCGCCGTGCTCCGCGGTGAGGTGGGCCGCCGCGACGACGACCGGAAGACCAACCTGCGCTCCGAGCTGACCAGCTACATCGGCAAGGGCGCCGACGTCGCGGCCGTCCGCGGCCTCGTGGCCGAGCACCGGCTCACCACCCTGATCGGGCCGGGCGGGTCGGGGAAGACCCGGCTGGCCACCGAGACCGGGCGCACGCTGCTCGACGACCTGCCCGACGGCGTCTGGCTGGTCGAGCTGGCCGCCATCGGCGCCGACGGCGACGTCGCTCAGGCGACGCTCGCCGCGCTCCGGCTGCGCGACTCGCTGCTCGGCGACGCACCGGACGCCGAGCCGGCCGACCGCGTCGTCGCGGCGCTGCGCGAGCGGGCGATGCTGCTGGTCCTGGACAACTGCGAGCACGTCATCGAGTCCGCGGCGACGTTCGCGCACCGCGTGCTCGGCGAGTGCCGCCGGGTGCGCATCCTCGCGACCAGCCGCGAGCCGCTGGGCATCACCGGCGAGGTGCTGTGGCCGGTCGCGCCGCTGCTGCTCCCGGCCGACGGCGCCGAGGCGGGCGCCATCGAGGCGTCGCCGGCCGTCCGGCTGCTGCTGGAACGGGCCCGCGCGGTGCGCCCCGATCTCGTCGCCGACGCGCCCACCCTGGCCACGCTGGCCCGGGTCTGCCGGGCGCTGGACGGCATGCCGCTGGCGATCGAGCTGGCCGCGGCCCGGCTGCGCACGATGTCGCTGGACCAGCTGGCGCACCGGCTCGACGACCGGTTCCGCCTGCTCACCGGCGGCAGCCGGACCGCGCTGCCGCGGCACCGCACCCTGCGCGCGATGGTCGACTGGAGCTGGGAGCTGCTCACCGGCCCCGAACGCGCCGTGCTGCGCCGGCTGTCGGTGTTCTCCGGCGGCGCGAGCCTCGACGCGGCCGAGCGGGTCTGCGCCGGCGGTGAGGTGGAACCGGGCCAGGTCCTCGACCTGCTCACCCAGCTGACGGAGAAGTCGCTGGTGGTCGCCGAGGGCGAGCGCTACCGCCTGCTCGGCACCATCAAGGAGTACGCCGAGCAGCGGCTCGCGGAGGCCGGCGAGGCCGTCCGCACCCGCCGGGCGCACCTCGACCACTTCACCGAGCTGGCCGAGACCGCCGAACCGCGGCTGCGCCGCGCCGACCAGGTGCAGTGGCTGGCCGTCCTCGAGGCCGAGCACGACAACCTCGGCGCGGCGATGCGCGACGCGCTCGCGGCCGGCGACGCGGCGGCGGCCATGCGGCTCGCGGCCGGCGCCGGGTGGTACTGGTGGCTGGCCGGGCACAAGACCGAGGGCCTGGAGCTGATCACCGCGGCGACGGAGCTGCCCGGCGAGGTGTCCGACGCGGTCCGGGCCACGGTCTACGCCATCATCGTGCTGTTCGTCTCGACCGGGCCGGGCGACGAGCATCAGGCGGCGGAGTGGATCCACCGCGCCTACGAGGCGAGCCGGGACGTGCGGGGCGGCCACGCGGCCATGGGTCTCGTCGGCGCGATGGAACGGCTGCTGCAGGGGCCGGAGGCGGCGCTGACCGCGTTCGAGCCGGTGCTCGACGACGACGATCCCTGGGCCCGGGCGCTGGCCCGGCTGCAGCTGGGCAAGCTGCGGGTCGTGAGTGGCCAGGCCGGGCGCGACGCCGAGACGTACCTCGAGACCTCGCTGGCCGAGTTCCGCGCCATCGGCGAGCGCTTCGGGATCTCCTTCGCGCTCACCGAGCTGGCCGATCTCATCGCCACCCGCGGCGAGCTGGCCCGGGCGTGCGCGTACTACGACGAGGCCGTCGCGGCCGTCGCCGAGGTGGGCGCCGTCGACGACGTCATCCGCATGCGGGCGCGCCAGGCCGAGCTGTACTGGCAGCTCGGCGACGAGGACTCCAGCGCGGCCGCCATCGCCGAGGCGCAGCGCCGGGCCGACGGTGTGACGTGGCCGGGCACGCTGGCCGCGCTGGCCCTCTCGAAGGCGGAGCTGGCCCGCTGGCGCGGCGACGCCGAGGACGTGCACCGGCAGATCGACGTGCTGCGGTCCGTGCTGGGCGAGGAGGCGGAGCTGCCGTACATCCGCGCGCCGATCCAGAACCTGCTGGGCTACCTCGCCGACGATCTCGACACCGCCCGTGAGCACCGTGCGGCGGCCTGGGCGTCGGCGGCCGAGGCGGGGCACGCCCTGGTCGTCGCGGGGGTCCTGGTCGGGGTCGCCGACCTCGCGGTGCGCCGCGAGCAGTACGAGCAGGCCGCTCGGCTGCTGGCGGTGAGCGCCGTCGCCCGCGGGCTGCCGAACGGCACGCACCCGGACATCGTCCGGATCGAGCGCGCCGCGCGGAGCCGCCTCGGCGACGCGCGGTACGCCGAGGCGGCTCAGGAGGGGATGCGGGCGGACTGGCAGGAGCTGGCCGAGGTCACGCTCGCTTGCTGA
- a CDS encoding S8 family peptidase, with product MRRSRPLLAVCAAALLVAAAAPGAADPAPPAPLPRPVADGVTVTLVTGHRLRVDTAADGRHAVTALPAPGTGRGNLKVVERPEGLYAIPAEAEPYLAAGSLDRELFNVTGLIEQGYTGDALPLIVTYAGDATARAAAPPAPEHAVVTATLESVGAVAVSAPAAELPAFWTDVAADLPSAETTRRAAPSIEKIWLDAKVRPALAESVPQIGAPEAWAAGYDGAGVTVAVLDTGYDPAHPDLAGQVTGAADFSGSTVQDGNGHGTHVAATVAGTGAGSDGARVGVAPGADLLIGKVLGDDGSGQNSWLIEGMEWAVAQGADVVSMSLSSEVSDGTDPLSQAVNELTAASGTLFVAAAGNEGPGATTVRAPGVADAALSVGAVDKSDVLASFSSRGPRLGDHAIKPEITAPGVGIVAARATGTSLGDPVDDLYTSLDGTSMATPHVSGAAALLLQRHPDWAADQLKRALVQSAQELDEYTVYEQGAGRLDAARAVTQTTFADTAVIDLGVYDWPHDGTDPVVTHAVTYANDGAEPVVLALDATLTGATGTPAPSGMLALSAASVTVPAGGSASVDVTFDPNVGDPDVYGGRVTARSADGSVVVHTVVGATKEQRTIEVTIEGIDHEGAPAVGASSAELWNLDTDWSGTGFFGRKGGGSGPAVFRVPPGTYSLFGVLFTPDESGEQAREVAIVGDTELELTEDTHLVLDGRTATRVAVDTPRPTEHQGLTLGWYRSSENHMFNLKYMLDQYIDVAYAAPTEQVERGTFEFSSLWELFAPELTLRAGGRELAHEYAVGSPRVDGRHRYPVVDAGTGTPAELAGRDLAGAAALVRRSDDISIDDQVAAVTAAGASAMIMHHDRPGWLLQWVAEGTTIPVVTVSQADGAALLDRLPVVQFDGVAVSPYLYDLMQSWPGAIPSGLVEKVRPRDLASLESTYVATGPEHRGNEARHAFRPYDNFSIRSPREVLLPSHRDEWVTPGDTRWQQFVWAQQLLVAGMIEGERTYSAGESDPRSWFGPVVRPGVPLDTDHYGQFGMPGFRSDDEFTILIRSFLDGSDRNGDETSYDTAAARLYRDGSLVASRDGVYGTWPASPSPASYRLELDVDRTAPWWQRSTSTRTAWTFASSRPDAGAREPLPLLQVDYDVDVDQWGAVSSRARTRVSLTVHQQADADPVTGGGLRLSASYDDGATWHPARVTRRGAVYSALLDPVRGADAVALRVEAWDGDGNRIEQTVLRAYGLR from the coding sequence ATGCGCCGGTCTCGTCCCCTGCTCGCCGTCTGTGCCGCCGCGCTGCTGGTCGCGGCCGCCGCACCGGGCGCCGCGGACCCGGCCCCGCCGGCGCCGCTCCCCCGGCCGGTGGCCGACGGCGTCACCGTCACGCTCGTGACCGGGCACCGGCTGCGGGTCGACACCGCCGCCGACGGGCGGCACGCGGTCACCGCGCTGCCCGCGCCGGGCACCGGGCGCGGCAACCTCAAGGTGGTCGAGCGGCCGGAGGGCCTCTACGCCATCCCGGCCGAGGCCGAGCCGTACCTGGCCGCCGGGTCGCTGGACCGCGAGCTGTTCAACGTCACCGGGCTGATCGAGCAGGGCTACACCGGCGACGCGCTGCCGCTGATCGTCACGTACGCCGGGGACGCCACCGCCCGGGCCGCCGCACCGCCCGCGCCCGAACACGCCGTCGTCACCGCCACGCTGGAGAGCGTGGGCGCGGTCGCGGTGTCCGCGCCGGCCGCCGAGCTGCCCGCGTTCTGGACCGACGTCGCCGCCGACCTGCCCAGCGCCGAGACCACCCGCCGGGCGGCGCCGTCGATCGAGAAGATCTGGCTGGACGCGAAGGTCCGGCCGGCGCTGGCCGAGAGCGTGCCGCAGATCGGCGCGCCCGAGGCGTGGGCGGCCGGGTACGACGGCGCCGGCGTCACCGTCGCCGTGCTCGACACCGGCTACGACCCCGCCCACCCGGACCTCGCCGGCCAGGTCACCGGCGCCGCCGACTTCTCCGGCTCGACCGTCCAGGACGGCAACGGGCACGGCACGCACGTCGCGGCCACCGTCGCCGGGACGGGGGCAGGGTCGGACGGCGCCCGCGTCGGCGTCGCTCCAGGGGCCGACCTGCTGATCGGCAAGGTGCTCGGCGACGACGGCAGCGGCCAGAACTCGTGGCTGATCGAGGGCATGGAGTGGGCCGTCGCGCAGGGCGCCGACGTCGTCAGCATGAGCCTGTCCAGCGAGGTCAGCGACGGCACCGACCCGCTCAGCCAGGCGGTGAACGAGCTGACGGCGGCCAGCGGGACGCTGTTCGTGGCGGCGGCCGGCAACGAGGGGCCGGGCGCGACCACCGTCCGGGCGCCGGGCGTGGCCGACGCCGCGCTGAGCGTCGGCGCCGTCGACAAGTCCGACGTGCTGGCCTCGTTCTCCAGCCGCGGCCCGCGGCTCGGCGACCACGCGATCAAGCCGGAGATCACCGCGCCGGGCGTGGGGATCGTCGCGGCGCGGGCGACCGGGACGTCGCTCGGCGACCCCGTCGACGACCTCTACACCAGCCTCGACGGCACCTCGATGGCGACGCCGCACGTGTCCGGCGCGGCCGCGCTGCTGCTGCAGCGGCACCCGGACTGGGCGGCGGACCAGCTGAAGCGCGCGCTCGTGCAGTCGGCGCAGGAGCTGGACGAGTACACCGTCTACGAGCAGGGCGCCGGGCGCCTCGACGCCGCGCGCGCCGTCACGCAGACGACGTTCGCCGACACCGCTGTCATCGATCTCGGCGTCTACGACTGGCCGCACGACGGCACCGACCCGGTCGTCACGCACGCCGTCACGTACGCCAACGACGGCGCCGAGCCCGTGGTGCTGGCCCTGGACGCGACGCTGACCGGCGCGACCGGCACGCCCGCGCCATCCGGCATGCTGGCGCTGAGCGCCGCGTCGGTGACGGTGCCGGCGGGCGGCAGCGCGAGCGTCGACGTCACGTTCGACCCCAACGTCGGCGACCCGGACGTCTACGGCGGCCGCGTCACCGCCCGCTCGGCCGACGGCAGCGTCGTCGTCCACACCGTCGTCGGCGCCACGAAGGAGCAGCGGACCATCGAGGTGACCATCGAGGGCATCGACCACGAGGGCGCGCCGGCCGTCGGGGCCAGCTCGGCCGAGCTGTGGAACCTCGACACCGACTGGTCGGGCACCGGGTTCTTCGGCCGCAAGGGCGGCGGCAGCGGGCCGGCCGTGTTCCGGGTGCCGCCGGGCACGTACAGCCTGTTCGGGGTGCTGTTCACGCCGGACGAGTCCGGCGAGCAGGCGCGCGAGGTGGCGATCGTCGGCGACACCGAGCTGGAGCTGACCGAGGACACCCACCTCGTGCTGGACGGGCGCACCGCCACCCGCGTCGCCGTCGACACGCCTCGGCCGACCGAGCACCAGGGCCTCACCCTCGGCTGGTACCGCAGCTCCGAGAACCACATGTTCAACCTCAAGTACATGCTCGACCAGTACATCGACGTCGCGTACGCCGCGCCGACCGAGCAGGTGGAGCGGGGCACGTTCGAGTTCTCCAGCCTGTGGGAGCTGTTCGCGCCGGAGCTGACGCTGCGGGCCGGCGGCCGCGAACTGGCGCACGAGTACGCCGTCGGCTCGCCCCGGGTCGACGGCCGGCACCGCTACCCGGTGGTCGACGCCGGCACCGGCACGCCCGCCGAGCTGGCCGGCCGCGACCTCGCCGGCGCCGCGGCGCTGGTCCGCCGCTCCGACGACATCTCCATCGACGACCAGGTCGCGGCCGTGACGGCGGCCGGCGCCTCGGCGATGATCATGCACCACGACCGGCCGGGATGGCTGTTGCAGTGGGTCGCCGAGGGCACGACGATCCCGGTGGTGACGGTCTCGCAGGCCGACGGCGCGGCGCTGCTCGACCGCCTGCCCGTCGTCCAGTTCGACGGCGTCGCCGTCAGCCCGTATCTGTACGACCTCATGCAGTCGTGGCCGGGCGCGATCCCGTCCGGCCTGGTCGAGAAGGTGCGGCCGCGCGACCTCGCGTCGCTGGAGTCGACCTATGTGGCGACCGGGCCGGAGCACCGGGGCAACGAGGCGCGGCACGCGTTCCGCCCGTACGACAACTTCTCCATCCGCAGCCCGCGCGAGGTGCTGCTGCCGTCGCACCGCGACGAGTGGGTCACGCCCGGCGACACCCGCTGGCAGCAGTTCGTGTGGGCGCAACAGCTGCTGGTCGCGGGCATGATCGAGGGCGAGCGCACGTACTCGGCCGGGGAGTCCGACCCGCGGTCGTGGTTCGGCCCGGTGGTCCGGCCCGGCGTGCCGCTCGACACCGACCACTACGGCCAGTTCGGCATGCCCGGGTTCCGTTCGGACGACGAGTTCACCATCCTGATCCGCTCGTTCCTCGACGGCAGCGACCGCAACGGCGACGAGACGTCGTACGACACCGCCGCCGCGCGGCTCTACCGCGACGGCTCACTGGTCGCCTCGCGGGACGGGGTGTACGGCACCTGGCCCGCGTCGCCGTCGCCCGCGTCGTACCGGCTCGAGCTCGACGTCGACCGCACCGCCCCCTGGTGGCAGCGCTCGACGTCGACCCGGACGGCCTGGACGTTCGCGTCGTCGCGGCCCGATGCGGGCGCACGGGAGCCGCTGCCCCTGCTCCAGGTCGACTACGACGTGGACGTCGACCAGTGGGGCGCGGTCAGCTCGCGGGCCCGCACCCGCGTCTCGCTGACGGTGCACCAGCAGGCCGACGCCGACCCGGTCACCGGCGGCGGCCTGCGTCTCTCCGCCTCCTACGACGACGGCGCCACCTGGCACCCCGCCCGCGTCACCCGCCGCGGCGCGGTCTACTCCGCCCTGCTCGACCCGGTACGCGGCGCCGACGCCGTCGCCCTGCGCGTCGAGGCCTGGGACGGCGACGGGAACAGGATCGAGCAGACGGTGCTGCGCGCCTACGGCCTGCGCTGA
- a CDS encoding response regulator transcription factor: MRVLVVEDTRALAAVIAEGLRDNGMAVDLAHDGVEAAAKLDLNAYNVVVLDRDLPGIHGDVLCQMIAGSEARAMILMLTAAGSPGERVSGLTLGADDYLTKPFHFPELVLRIRALARRQSSARARTLCAAGIELDPVRRTVTRDGGRLELSVKEFALLEALLRAAPAYLSAEDLLEQVWDEHADPFTNTVAVTISRLRRKLGAPPVIGTTPGVGYRIIDTLS, encoded by the coding sequence ATGAGGGTCCTGGTGGTCGAGGACACCCGCGCCCTCGCCGCGGTCATCGCCGAGGGCCTGCGCGACAACGGCATGGCGGTCGACCTGGCCCACGACGGTGTCGAAGCCGCGGCCAAGCTCGACCTGAACGCGTACAACGTCGTCGTCCTCGACCGTGACCTGCCCGGAATCCACGGCGACGTCCTGTGCCAGATGATCGCCGGCAGCGAGGCCCGGGCGATGATCCTCATGCTCACCGCGGCCGGTTCACCCGGCGAGCGCGTCAGCGGCCTGACCCTCGGAGCGGACGACTACCTGACCAAGCCCTTCCACTTCCCCGAACTGGTGCTGCGCATCCGCGCCCTCGCCCGCCGCCAGTCCTCGGCTCGCGCCCGCACCCTGTGCGCCGCGGGCATCGAGCTCGACCCCGTGCGCCGCACCGTCACCCGCGACGGCGGCCGGCTGGAGCTGTCCGTCAAGGAATTCGCCCTTCTCGAAGCGTTGCTGCGCGCCGCCCCCGCCTACCTCAGCGCCGAAGACCTGCTCGAACAGGTCTGGGACGAACACGCCGACCCCTTCACCAACACCGTCGCGGTCACGATCAGCCGGCTCCGCCGCAAGCTCGGCGCACCCCCGGTGATCGGCACGACACCCGGCGTGGGCTACCGCATCATCGACACGCTGTCCTAG